The Mytilus trossulus isolate FHL-02 unplaced genomic scaffold, PNRI_Mtr1.1.1.hap1 h1tg000343l___fragment_1__unscaffolded, whole genome shotgun sequence genome contains a region encoding:
- the LOC134701804 gene encoding uncharacterized protein LOC134701804 isoform X2, with protein MSGRGKGVRTRRNRVTPYANSAISDRQWDLNNPSNWTSQKFREELDKKGIKTPSSLPKSVLKQLYIENSNTSGITTPQIQQNRTISDNDTSNLLSTEPEVAVTDSGTNVQPLASLDINNIPVPNTSLAEQDTMSVNHQVTSNNTGGITNDIPMQNSNFNSMATMSTMLAHCFSGFQQSLNHFNQNLNKGTNTDSSGFNLQQWYKAQSSTTNHMDQVPNIPIFQTGLQQDLIYPSPTVQQLDARDSSSQHGFQGVRSDSFSNVDIISPILQKQIIEVQNMYQDMKMK; from the coding sequence ATGTCTGGCAGAGGAAAAGGTGTTCGCACAAGAAGGAATAGAGTTACTCCATATGCAAATTCAGCTATTTCTGATAGACAATGGGATTTAAACAATCCATCCAACTGGACTTCACAAAAATTTCGAGAAGAATTGGACAAAAAAGGCATAAAAACTCCAAGTTCTTTACCCAAATCGGTATTAAAACAACTATATATCGAAAATTCTAACACAAGTGGGATTACTACACCACAAATTCAACAAAACAGGACTATTTCTGACAATGATACATCCAATCTGTTGAGTACAGAACCTGAAGTAGCTGTAACAGACAGTGGGACCAATGTACAACCCTTAGCCTCTTTGGACATAAACAATATTCCTGTTCCCAATACTTCCTTGGCAGAACAGGACACAATGAGTGTAAACCATCAAGTAACAAGCAACAATACAGGTGGAATTACCAATGACATTCCAATGCAGAACTCTAATTTCAACAGTATGGCTACAATGTCTACCATGCTGGCACATTGTTTCAGTGGCTTTCAACAAAGTTTGAATCATTTTAACCAGAATTTAAACAAAGGGACCAATACTGACAGCAGTGGATTCAACCTTCAGCAATGGTATAAAGCTCAAAGTTCTACAACTAATCACATGGATCAAGTTCCGAATATTCCCATATTTCAAACAGGATTACAACAGGATTTGATTTATCCGTCTCCAACCGTACAGCAGTTAGATGCCCGAGACTCATCTTCTCAACATGGATTTCAAGGAGTGCGCTCAGATTCTTTTTCAAATGTGGATATCATTTCTCCTATTCTTCAAAAACAGATCATTGAGG